The following coding sequences lie in one Schistocerca serialis cubense isolate TAMUIC-IGC-003099 chromosome 12, iqSchSeri2.2, whole genome shotgun sequence genomic window:
- the LOC126428241 gene encoding signal peptidase complex catalytic subunit SEC11A produces MFASMFDEVARMNKRQFLYQVLSFGMIVSSALMIWKGLMVVTGSESPIVVVLSGSMEPAFHRGDLLFLTNYQDEPVRVGEIVVFKVEGRDIPIVHRVLILHEKENGTVKFLTKGDNNNVNDRGLYARGQMWLTKKDVVGRARGFLPYVGMVTIYMNEYPKFKIAVLACLGLYVLVHRE; encoded by the exons ATGTTTGCCAGTATGTTTGACGAGGTGGCGCGTATGAACAAGCGCCAG TTCCTCTACCAAGTCCTGAGTTTCGGAATGATAGTATCGTCGGCGCTTATGATATGGAAAGGTCTTATGGTTGTTACAGGCAGTGAAAGTCCAATAGTAGTCGTACTAAG TGGGAGCATGGAACCTGCATTCCATCGAGGCGACCTACTGTTCCTGACCAATTATCAGGACGAGCCTGTCCGTGTTGGCGAGATCGTCGTGTTCAAGGTCGAGGGCCGTGACATTCCAATTGTTCATCGTGTACTTATTTTGCATGAGAA AGAGAATGGGACTGTAAAGTTTCTGACAAAAGGTGATAACAATAATGTGAATGACCGAGGGTTGTACGCCCGTGGGCAGATGTGGCTGACCAAGAAGGACGTCGTCGGGCGGGCCCGTGGATTCCTTCCGTATGTTGGCATGGTCACAATATACATGAACGAATACCCTAAATTCAAG ATAGCTGTGCTGGCGTGTCTCGGACTGTATGTGCTGGTACATCGAGAATAG